A DNA window from Trypanosoma brucei brucei TREU927 chromosome 11 chr11_scaffold01 genomic scaffold, whole genome shotgun sequence contains the following coding sequences:
- a CDS encoding variant surface glycoprotein translates to MNRLSITAILVIKAVFVGADDAKEADLTTVCHAALYLAALEEQLATEVEAAKTDVIDLDKQRRRLTLAAAIGAGTDDGCLLAAAAAAAAQHTKAAAETINTAIKNKAEGLRHLAQFTKTAEAAVKLANTEFEIGNSAHKKASGTTTEHKLTPKIKSTNLCEVKKTQNKWQTESKEIKPKLVEKFITVDTTKLLDNINPSIITVTYNSGCTGSTSWTSWTGAKTSCAIDDITNVANGPTAKPAEAPDATAGTPKKIKIYKDNKPEQGCEPLATNGGKDDDQKTSLYKICTALTTQIKIPTPLDLTGAALSEIPIVKQVAKGCLRQYKDKTEMKPADEENMTTFLKDAYTDSTTKFEAKFKKLLADTKMLVYRGGKVQPVTIDTIIDDTEEHDALSRLRTIRAASAQASDKSVNTTSQKELGKDAGDKKDGDKKDEECKGKLETNCDTTKCTWNKEENECKVKKGAAVISAVIKAPLLPAFLLF, encoded by the coding sequence ATGAACCGACTGTCTATAACAGCTATTTTAGTAATAAAAGCAGTCTTTGTTGGCGCAGACGACGCGAAGGAAGCGGATCTGACCACAGTCTGCCATGCAGCCCTTTACTTAGCAGCACTAGAAGAACAGCTGGCGACAGAAGTAGAGGCCGCGAAAACAGATGTAATTGACCTGGATAAGCAACGGCGCCGACTAACTTTGGCGGCAGCTATAGGCGCCGGTACCGATGACGGCTGTTTGTTAGCGGCcgcagcggcggcggcggcacaACAcaccaaagcagcagccgaaACGATAAATActgcaataaaaaacaaagcggaGGGACTAAGACACCTAGCTCAATTCACCAAAACAGCGGAAGCGGCCGTGAAACTTGCAAACACAGAATTCGAAATCGGCAACAGCGCCCACAAAAAAGCGAGTGGCACGACAACGGAACACAAGTTAACACCTAAGATAAAATCGACAAATCTATGCGAAGTCAAAAAGACCCAAAACAAGTGGCAaacagaaagcaaagaaatcAAGCCGAAGCTTGTAGAGAAATTTATCACGGTCGACACAACCAAACTACTGGACAATATAAACCCATCAATCATAACAGTCACATACAATAGCGGGTGTACCGGCAGCACCAGCTGGACGAGCTGGACCGGCGCAAAGACCAGCTGCGCGATCGACGATATAACCAATGTCGCCAACGGCCCAACGGCCAAGCCGGCAGAAGCACCCGACGCAACGGCGGGCACGCCTAAAAAAATCAAGATATACAAAGATAACAAACCTGAGCAAGGGTGCGAGCCGCTGGCCACAAACGGCGGCAAAGATGATGACCAGAAAACGAGCCTTTACAAAATTTGCACAGCACTAACAACCCAAATAAAAATTCCAACACCTCTAGACCTCACAGGGGCGGCTCTATCAGAAATTCCCATAGTCAAACAAGTGGCAAAAGGGTGCCTCCGGCAATACAAAGACAAAACGGAAATGAAGCCAGCAGATGAGGAGAACATGACAACATTCCTGAAAGACGCTTATACTGATTCCACAACCAAATTTGAAGCAAAGTTCAAAAAACTACTCGCGGATACAAAAATGCTAGTCTACAGGGGCGGCAAGGTACAGCCCGTTACAATCGACACTATCATCGACGACACCGAAGAGCACGATGCATTATCCAGACTTCGAACAATTCGGGCCGCATCAGCACAAGCATCGGACAAGAGTGTTAACACGACAAGCCAAAAAGAATTAGGTAAAGACGCAGGAGATAAAAAAGACGGGGATAAAAAAGACGAGGAGTGCAAAGGTAAATTGGAGACTAATTGTGACACGACAAAATGCACTTGGAACAAGGAAGAGAATGAATGTAAAGTTAAAAAGGGCGCGGCTGTTATTTCAGCTGTAATAAAAGCACCTCTTTTGcctgcatttttgcttttctaa